In Hymenobacter aquaticus, a single window of DNA contains:
- a CDS encoding peptidoglycan recognition protein family protein produces MAIRWKGIVGAGFTPAEFDSYCHTLTWPAWRPGFLVLHNTSIPTLAQRPNGFRRQHMLDLEHYYRDVQEWNAGPHLFVDDKRIWVFTPLTVSGVHSPSWNKLSLGVEMLGEYATESFTTGRGLNVRHNTIAALATLSAVLGLAPATIRLHKEDPKTSHKGCPGKNVVKAEIIDAVQELLIDRHSAEAVLARRALAPAAARQQREENLRRKELLLLLPDFPAQQLPLNPS; encoded by the coding sequence ATGGCTATTCGCTGGAAAGGCATTGTCGGCGCAGGTTTTACCCCGGCGGAATTCGATAGCTACTGCCATACGCTTACGTGGCCGGCCTGGCGACCTGGCTTTCTGGTGCTGCACAACACCAGCATTCCGACGCTGGCCCAGCGCCCCAACGGCTTCCGCCGCCAGCACATGCTCGACCTGGAGCACTACTACCGTGATGTGCAGGAATGGAATGCCGGCCCGCACCTGTTCGTCGACGATAAGCGCATCTGGGTGTTTACCCCGCTCACCGTATCGGGGGTGCACTCGCCCTCCTGGAACAAGCTTTCCCTGGGAGTAGAAATGCTGGGGGAATATGCTACCGAATCGTTTACGACCGGCCGGGGCCTGAACGTGCGCCACAACACCATTGCGGCCCTGGCTACGCTTTCCGCCGTTCTGGGCCTCGCCCCCGCTACCATCCGGCTGCATAAGGAGGACCCAAAAACCAGCCACAAGGGCTGCCCGGGGAAGAACGTAGTCAAAGCTGAAATCATTGACGCCGTGCAGGAGCTGCTGATTGACCGGCACTCCGCGGAAGCTGTCTTGGCGCGCCGCGCCTTGGCTCCGGCGGCCGCCCGCCAACAGCGGGAGGAGAACCTGCGCCGCAAAGAGCTACTGCTGCTGCTGCCCGACTTTCCGGCGCAACAACTCCCTCTTAACCCGTCATAG